In Dehalococcoidia bacterium, the following are encoded in one genomic region:
- a CDS encoding FAD-dependent oxidoreductase has product MAEKTDVIVVGAVVVGASTAFHLARLGAGRVTVIERRWVASGNTRKSGALVRMHYTDPHQARLALASLPYFQHWADLVGGDCGFRQTGYLMVVSPENAERLRQNVAMLQGVGVNTRLVSPGEIRELQPHASIEGIGLGAYEPESGFADGRKTAEAFMRRAVDLGVTLREGVAVTGIRVAGERVTGVETSAGPVDADAVVIVAGPWSVALLKGADVDLPITPRRAELAFVRRPASFGDEHMVFMDNAAGCYFRPHAGLLSAVGTGRRDYEVVADLDNYDERNAPGFIEESLARVARRLPEMREAAYETGHAGVYDMSPDGKAILDRAPGVGGLYIAAGFSGTGFKKSPAVGACMAELVTEGAARTCAIAPFCFGRFAEGQPLSGNDYLETSAPPART; this is encoded by the coding sequence ATGGCCGAAAAGACGGACGTGATCGTGGTGGGCGCCGTCGTCGTCGGCGCCAGCACCGCCTTTCACCTGGCGCGGCTTGGCGCGGGCCGGGTGACGGTGATCGAGCGGCGCTGGGTGGCCTCCGGCAACACGCGCAAGTCCGGCGCCCTCGTGCGTATGCACTACACCGACCCGCACCAGGCGCGGCTGGCACTCGCCAGCCTACCGTACTTCCAGCACTGGGCCGACCTGGTCGGCGGCGACTGCGGCTTCCGCCAGACCGGCTACCTGATGGTCGTCTCGCCGGAGAACGCCGAGCGGCTGCGCCAGAACGTGGCCATGCTGCAGGGCGTCGGCGTGAACACGCGCCTCGTCTCGCCCGGCGAGATCCGCGAGCTGCAGCCGCACGCCTCGATCGAAGGCATCGGCCTCGGCGCCTATGAGCCGGAGTCCGGCTTCGCCGACGGGCGCAAGACCGCCGAGGCCTTCATGCGCCGCGCCGTCGATCTCGGCGTGACCCTGCGCGAGGGTGTGGCCGTCACCGGCATCCGCGTGGCCGGCGAGCGCGTGACCGGCGTGGAGACCTCCGCCGGGCCGGTGGACGCCGATGCGGTCGTGATCGTCGCCGGGCCGTGGTCGGTGGCCCTGCTCAAGGGCGCGGACGTTGATCTGCCGATCACGCCGCGCCGCGCCGAGCTGGCCTTCGTGCGCCGCCCCGCGTCGTTCGGCGACGAGCACATGGTCTTCATGGACAACGCCGCCGGCTGCTACTTCCGCCCGCATGCGGGCCTGCTCAGCGCCGTGGGCACCGGCCGGCGCGACTACGAGGTCGTCGCCGATCTGGACAACTACGACGAGCGCAACGCGCCCGGCTTCATCGAAGAGTCGCTGGCCCGGGTAGCGCGGCGCCTGCCGGAGATGCGCGAGGCGGCATACGAGACGGGCCACGCCGGCGTCTACGACATGAGTCCGGACGGCAAGGCGATCCTCGACCGGGCGCCGGGTGTGGGCGGCCTCTACATCGCCGCCGGCTTCAGCGGCACCGGTTTCAAGAAGTCGCCCGCGGTCGGCGCCTGCATGGCCGAGCTGGTGACGGAAGGCGCCGCCCGCACCTGCGCGATCGCGCCCTTCTGCTTCGGCCGCTTCGCCGAGGGCCAGCCACTCAGCGGCAACGATTACCTTGAGACATCGGCGCCGCCCGCACGGACCTGA
- a CDS encoding amidase family protein, translating to MTTEQRDARTDLCYLGAAELAAAIRSRRLSPVEIVEALLERIGRVEPKLNAFTIVRADEARAEARVAEAAVLRGDALGPLHGVPFTLKDLTFTAGVKTMRGSRAFADFVPEQNAVVAERLLAAGGIFLGKTTTPELGNKGVTESPLSGTTNNPWKLTHVCGGSSGGAAAAVAAGLCPIADGSDGAGSIRIPASLCGVVGLKPSYGRVPVYPMSGGFSPLTHNGPIARGVADAALMLNTIAGPSATDAYSIDETGVDYVEALREPSVRGLRVAFSHDLGLGPLDSRVRGPFERALQRFAGTLGAQLEEAAPDLAGAEEVCLTIWRAQMGYAAKTMILTRVGRDEVDPSLLAFLDEGEQLGPFDYYEALVIRRGELYQRAMAFMQRYDLLLTPTLLTPAFPHPGSAPGPSAIDGAPINPFLGWLLTYPFNLTGQPAITVPCGFSDDGLPIGLQIVGRRHDDAGVLRAAAAFEQAAPWQDRRPALV from the coding sequence ATGACCACCGAGCAGCGCGACGCGCGCACGGACCTCTGCTACCTGGGCGCCGCCGAGCTGGCCGCCGCGATCCGCTCGCGCCGGCTCTCGCCCGTGGAGATCGTCGAGGCGCTGCTGGAGCGGATCGGGCGCGTCGAGCCGAAGCTGAACGCTTTCACGATCGTGCGGGCCGACGAAGCGCGGGCCGAGGCCAGGGTGGCCGAAGCCGCCGTGCTGCGCGGCGACGCGCTCGGCCCGCTGCACGGCGTGCCCTTCACGCTCAAAGACCTGACCTTCACCGCCGGCGTGAAGACGATGCGCGGCTCGCGCGCCTTCGCCGACTTCGTGCCCGAACAGAACGCCGTCGTCGCCGAGCGGCTGCTGGCGGCGGGCGGCATCTTCCTCGGCAAGACCACCACGCCCGAGCTGGGCAACAAGGGCGTCACGGAAAGCCCGCTCTCGGGCACGACCAACAACCCCTGGAAACTGACGCACGTCTGCGGCGGCTCCAGCGGCGGCGCGGCGGCGGCCGTGGCGGCGGGTCTCTGCCCGATCGCGGACGGCAGCGACGGCGCCGGCTCGATCCGCATACCGGCGAGCCTGTGCGGGGTGGTCGGCCTCAAGCCCTCGTACGGCCGCGTGCCGGTCTATCCCATGTCCGGCGGCTTCTCGCCGCTCACGCACAACGGCCCGATCGCCCGCGGCGTGGCCGACGCGGCGCTGATGCTGAACACGATCGCCGGGCCGAGTGCTACCGATGCCTACTCGATCGACGAAACCGGCGTCGATTACGTGGAGGCGCTGCGCGAGCCGTCGGTGCGCGGCCTGCGCGTCGCCTTCAGTCACGACCTCGGCCTCGGTCCGCTCGATTCGCGCGTGCGCGGCCCGTTCGAGCGGGCGCTGCAGCGCTTCGCCGGAACGCTCGGCGCCCAGCTCGAGGAAGCGGCGCCCGATCTCGCCGGCGCGGAGGAGGTGTGCCTGACGATCTGGCGGGCGCAGATGGGCTATGCGGCGAAGACGATGATCCTGACCAGAGTGGGCCGCGACGAGGTCGATCCGTCGCTGCTCGCCTTCCTGGACGAAGGCGAGCAGCTCGGCCCGTTCGACTACTACGAGGCGCTGGTGATCCGCCGGGGCGAGCTGTACCAGCGGGCGATGGCGTTCATGCAGCGCTACGACCTGCTGCTCACGCCGACGCTGCTGACGCCGGCCTTCCCGCACCCCGGCAGCGCGCCCGGCCCGAGCGCGATCGACGGGGCGCCGATCAACCCGTTCCTCGGCTGGCTGCTGACCTATCCCTTCAACCTCACCGGCCAGCCGGCGATCACGGTGCCCTGCGGCTTCAGCGACGACGGCCTGCCGATCGGCCTGCAGATCGTCGGCCGCCGCCACGACGACGCGGGCGTGCTCCGCGCCGCCGCCGCGTTCGAGCAGGCAGCGCCCTGGCAGGATCGCCGGCCGGCGCTGGTGTGA
- the typA gene encoding translational GTPase TypA, producing MTDATRQDIRNVAIIAHVDHGKTTLVDGLLKQSHVFREHEHVGTLILDRGDLEREKGITILAKNTAVMYGQIKINIIDTPGHADFGGEVERVLNMADGCLLLVDAVEGPMPQTRFVLKKAFEMGLKPIVVINKIDRPAARVKEVLLMTQDLFLDLATDEAQLDFPVIYTIAKQGTATLDPKVPGADLRPLFEAIVHHIPAPVTDAEAPLQLLVTTLDYDDYRGKIAVGRLFRGRIAPGDPVALINREGEISRHRINQLFMTRGLERIELAEASAGDIVAVTGIDSVGIGETIAAPDNPEALPPIAVEEPTVKMTFGVNTSPFAGRDGRFVTSRQIRERLLRELETNVGLRVEDTDSAETLLVSGRGELHLAILIETMRREGYEFQVSRPEVITRQVDGKTMEPTEHLVIDAPEAYVGFLTESLSKRQAQMVNLQNDGRGGVRVEFSIPTRGLIGFRNAFLTATRGEGTMSSLLIGYEPLRGPIGGERNGTLIAAEDGVAVTYGLNNAQERGDTFIEPGTQVYEGMIVGLNSRDSDLAVNVCKQKKQTNIRSSTSDIAVRLTPAVILSLEQSLDFLATDELLEVTPKSLRLRKRLLSAHERARAKGKQLVASEA from the coding sequence ATGACCGACGCCACCCGGCAGGACATCCGCAACGTCGCGATCATCGCGCACGTCGACCACGGCAAGACCACGCTCGTCGATGGCCTGCTGAAGCAGTCACACGTCTTCCGCGAGCACGAGCACGTCGGCACGCTGATCCTCGACCGCGGCGACCTGGAGCGCGAGAAAGGCATCACCATCCTCGCCAAGAACACGGCGGTGATGTACGGCCAGATCAAGATCAACATCATCGACACGCCGGGTCACGCCGACTTCGGCGGCGAGGTCGAGCGCGTGCTGAACATGGCCGACGGCTGCCTGCTGCTGGTGGACGCCGTGGAAGGGCCGATGCCGCAGACGCGCTTCGTGCTGAAGAAGGCGTTTGAGATGGGCCTCAAACCCATCGTCGTGATCAACAAGATCGACCGGCCCGCCGCGCGCGTGAAGGAAGTCCTGCTGATGACGCAGGATCTCTTCCTCGACCTCGCCACCGACGAGGCGCAGCTCGACTTCCCCGTGATCTACACGATCGCCAAGCAGGGCACGGCCACGCTCGACCCGAAGGTGCCCGGCGCCGACCTGCGACCGCTGTTCGAGGCGATCGTGCACCATATTCCCGCGCCCGTCACCGACGCCGAGGCGCCGCTGCAACTGCTGGTCACGACGCTCGACTACGACGACTACCGCGGCAAGATCGCCGTCGGCCGGCTGTTCCGCGGCCGCATCGCGCCCGGCGACCCGGTGGCGCTGATCAACCGCGAGGGCGAGATCTCGCGCCATCGCATCAACCAGCTCTTCATGACGCGCGGCCTGGAGCGGATCGAGCTGGCCGAGGCCAGCGCCGGCGACATCGTCGCGGTCACGGGCATCGACAGCGTCGGCATCGGCGAGACGATCGCCGCGCCGGACAACCCGGAGGCGCTGCCGCCGATCGCGGTGGAAGAGCCGACGGTGAAGATGACGTTCGGCGTCAACACCTCGCCCTTCGCCGGTCGCGACGGCCGCTTCGTCACCAGCCGCCAGATCCGCGAGCGGCTGCTGCGCGAGCTGGAGACCAACGTCGGCCTGCGCGTCGAGGACACGGACAGCGCCGAGACGCTGCTCGTCTCCGGCCGCGGCGAGCTGCACCTGGCCATCCTGATCGAGACGATGCGGCGCGAGGGCTACGAGTTCCAGGTCTCGCGGCCGGAGGTGATCACGCGCCAGGTCGACGGCAAGACGATGGAGCCGACCGAACACCTGGTCATCGACGCGCCGGAGGCGTACGTCGGCTTTCTCACCGAGTCGCTTTCCAAGCGGCAGGCGCAGATGGTTAATTTGCAAAACGACGGCCGCGGCGGCGTGCGCGTCGAGTTCAGCATCCCCACCCGCGGCCTGATCGGCTTCCGCAACGCCTTTCTCACGGCCACCCGCGGCGAGGGCACGATGAGCAGCCTGCTGATCGGCTACGAGCCGCTGCGCGGCCCGATCGGCGGCGAGCGCAACGGCACCCTGATCGCCGCGGAGGACGGCGTGGCCGTGACCTACGGCCTCAACAACGCGCAGGAGCGCGGCGACACCTTCATCGAGCCGGGCACGCAGGTCTACGAAGGGATGATCGTCGGCCTCAACAGCCGCGACAGCGACCTGGCCGTGAACGTCTGCAAGCAGAAGAAGCAGACCAACATCCGCTCATCCACCTCCGACATCGCCGTGCGGCTGACGCCGGCCGTGATCCTCTCGCTGGAGCAGTCGCTGGATTTCCTCGCCACGGACGAGCTGCTGGAAGTGACACCCAAGTCGCTGCGGCTGCGCAAGCGGCTGCTCTCCGCGCACGAGCGGGCGCGGGCCAAAGGCAAGCAGCTCGTCGCCAGCGAGGCGTAA
- a CDS encoding dihydrofolate reductase family protein, whose amino-acid sequence MALNPDAAWRSAAAVAGHYAELELPPPPPDRPFVYINMVSSVDGKATVDGSERGLGSADDKRMMQELRSHADAVLNGAATLRISGSSPLMRDAALLARRRQRGQAEQPIGVIVSRRGALPLDAPFFTSAKFEGAVVVTEAATERQRAAIRATGRRLIVVPDERENGAAIVRAIGRELGVRRLLCEGGPTINQTLLRAGVVDELFLTFAPWLVGGKENLTILEGEPFGRETMPRLRFLQALHDEATDELFLHYAVASNEPPNR is encoded by the coding sequence ATGGCGTTGAATCCTGATGCGGCCTGGCGTTCAGCGGCCGCCGTGGCGGGCCACTACGCGGAGCTCGAGCTGCCCCCGCCGCCGCCCGATCGCCCGTTCGTCTACATCAACATGGTCAGCTCCGTCGACGGCAAGGCGACGGTGGACGGCTCCGAGCGCGGCCTGGGCAGCGCCGACGACAAGCGCATGATGCAGGAGCTGCGCTCGCACGCCGATGCCGTGCTGAACGGCGCGGCGACGCTGCGCATCAGCGGCTCCTCGCCGCTGATGCGCGACGCGGCCCTGCTCGCCCGGCGCCGGCAGCGCGGTCAGGCGGAGCAGCCGATCGGCGTCATCGTCAGCCGCCGCGGCGCGCTGCCGCTGGACGCGCCCTTCTTCACCTCGGCGAAGTTCGAAGGCGCCGTTGTCGTCACCGAGGCGGCGACGGAACGCCAGCGCGCCGCGATCCGGGCGACGGGCCGGCGCCTGATCGTCGTGCCGGACGAGCGGGAGAACGGCGCCGCGATCGTGCGGGCGATCGGGCGGGAGCTGGGTGTGCGCCGGCTGCTGTGCGAAGGCGGACCGACGATCAACCAGACGCTGCTGCGGGCCGGTGTAGTGGATGAGCTGTTCCTGACCTTCGCGCCCTGGCTTGTCGGCGGTAAAGAGAACCTGACGATCCTGGAAGGCGAGCCGTTTGGCCGCGAGACGATGCCGCGGCTGCGCTTCCTGCAGGCGCTGCACGACGAGGCCACCGATGAGCTGTTCCTCCACTACGCCGTGGCAAGTAACGAGCCGCCGAACCGCTAA
- a CDS encoding 3-oxoacyl-[acyl-carrier-protein] synthase III C-terminal domain-containing protein, whose protein sequence is MARIVALGTAVPPYHLDAAAFQAAAMSAFAANGADPRLLARMAAHCGVRERYIAAPVETVLVPRPLDERNRAYTAAADELGEGVARAALAAAGVAPAEVDLIVSVSCTGYLLPSLDARLAAPLGLRPDVRRLPITELGCLAGAAALARTVELLHAPGLRTALVVAAEFPSLTFQPGDASMDNLVSTLVFADGAAAAVLRVDDGPGFEIVATASRILPGTLDEMGFELREGGFYVVLSKDVPALLAEPFAEATAQLLAKSQLATRDLGFACIHPGGPKILRAVDAALGVEGLTAPSWQVLERFGNQSSASVLFILDYLQRCAPPADGSFGLLAGFGPGLSLELALLRFRA, encoded by the coding sequence ATGGCGCGCATCGTGGCTCTCGGCACCGCGGTGCCGCCCTACCACCTCGACGCCGCGGCCTTTCAAGCCGCCGCGATGAGCGCCTTCGCCGCCAACGGCGCCGACCCGCGGCTGCTGGCGCGCATGGCCGCACACTGCGGCGTGCGCGAGCGTTACATCGCCGCGCCGGTCGAGACGGTGCTTGTGCCGCGGCCGCTGGACGAACGCAATCGCGCCTACACCGCCGCAGCCGATGAGCTGGGCGAAGGCGTTGCGCGGGCCGCGCTTGCAGCGGCCGGTGTTGCGCCCGCCGAGGTCGATCTGATCGTCAGCGTCTCCTGCACGGGCTATCTGCTGCCTTCGCTCGACGCGCGGCTGGCGGCGCCGCTTGGCCTGCGGCCCGATGTGCGCCGCCTGCCGATCACGGAGCTGGGTTGCCTGGCCGGAGCGGCGGCGCTGGCGCGCACCGTCGAGCTGTTGCACGCGCCGGGCCTGCGCACGGCGCTGGTCGTGGCCGCCGAGTTTCCCTCGCTCACGTTCCAGCCCGGCGACGCCTCGATGGACAACCTCGTCTCCACGCTCGTCTTCGCGGACGGCGCCGCTGCGGCCGTGCTGCGCGTGGACGACGGCCCCGGCTTTGAAATCGTTGCTACGGCGAGCCGCATCCTGCCCGGCACACTGGACGAGATGGGCTTCGAGCTGCGCGAGGGCGGCTTCTACGTGGTGCTGAGCAAGGACGTGCCCGCGCTGCTGGCCGAGCCGTTCGCGGAGGCGACGGCGCAACTGCTGGCGAAGAGCCAGCTAGCGACACGCGATCTCGGCTTCGCCTGCATTCATCCCGGCGGGCCCAAGATCCTGCGCGCGGTCGATGCGGCGCTCGGCGTGGAAGGGCTGACGGCGCCCTCGTGGCAGGTGCTGGAGCGCTTCGGCAACCAGTCGTCGGCTTCGGTGCTGTTCATCCTCGACTACTTGCAGCGCTGCGCCCCGCCGGCCGATGGCTCGTTCGGTCTGCTCGCCGGCTTCGGCCCCGGCCTCTCGCTGGAGCTGGCGCTGCTGCGGTTCCGCGCCTGA
- a CDS encoding thiolase family protein, which yields MSDVVIVSAVRTGMGKRNGSLSGVHPVTLGSTVLSEVVERAGLKKEQVEYIVFGCVSQVGEQGVNVGRNAMLAAGFPYTIPATSVDLQCGSSQQALHFAANLITSGVCDIAIAGGVESMSRVPMGSSVASMPGQQPFTPEILEQYELTSQGISAEKIAKQWRISREDCDRFGARSQQRAAIARAEGKFAAEIVPVPINREGKAEPYTDDEGIRPGTTPETLAALKPSFAEDGVLHAGNSSQITDGAAAVLLMSAEKAKELGVKPRARIVAQTVVGSDPELMLTGPIGATEDVLKRAGLKLDQIDRVEINEAFAPVVLAWEKELHPDMEKVNVNGGAIALGHPLGCTGARLMTSLLYELERSGTRYGLQTMCCGGGLGTGTIIERLD from the coding sequence ATGTCTGACGTCGTGATCGTGAGCGCGGTTCGCACCGGCATGGGCAAGCGCAACGGCAGCCTCAGCGGCGTGCATCCCGTGACGCTCGGCTCGACCGTGCTCAGCGAGGTGGTCGAGCGCGCGGGGCTCAAGAAGGAGCAGGTCGAGTACATCGTCTTCGGCTGCGTCTCGCAGGTGGGCGAACAGGGTGTCAACGTCGGCCGCAACGCCATGCTGGCGGCCGGCTTCCCCTACACGATTCCCGCGACCTCGGTTGACCTGCAGTGCGGCTCCAGCCAGCAGGCGCTGCACTTCGCCGCCAACCTGATCACCAGCGGCGTCTGCGACATCGCCATCGCCGGCGGCGTGGAGAGCATGAGCCGTGTGCCGATGGGCAGCTCCGTGGCGAGTATGCCCGGCCAGCAGCCGTTCACGCCGGAGATCCTCGAGCAGTACGAGCTGACCAGCCAGGGCATCTCGGCGGAGAAGATCGCGAAGCAGTGGCGGATCAGCCGCGAGGACTGCGACCGCTTCGGCGCCCGCAGCCAGCAGCGCGCCGCCATCGCCCGCGCCGAGGGCAAGTTCGCCGCCGAGATCGTGCCGGTGCCGATCAACCGCGAGGGCAAAGCGGAACCGTACACGGACGACGAGGGCATCCGCCCCGGCACCACGCCGGAGACATTGGCGGCGCTGAAGCCGTCCTTCGCGGAGGACGGCGTGCTGCACGCCGGCAACTCCAGCCAGATCACCGACGGCGCCGCGGCCGTGTTGCTGATGTCGGCGGAGAAGGCGAAGGAGCTGGGCGTGAAGCCGCGGGCGCGCATCGTCGCGCAGACGGTGGTCGGCTCCGACCCCGAGCTGATGCTCACCGGCCCGATCGGCGCCACGGAAGATGTGCTCAAGCGCGCCGGCCTCAAGCTCGACCAGATCGACCGCGTGGAGATCAACGAGGCGTTCGCGCCGGTCGTGCTCGCCTGGGAGAAGGAACTGCATCCAGACATGGAGAAGGTCAACGTCAACGGCGGCGCGATCGCCCTGGGCCATCCGCTCGGCTGCACCGGCGCCCGGCTGATGACCTCGCTGCTCTACGAGCTGGAACGCAGCGGCACGCGCTACGGCCTGCAGACGATGTGCTGCGGCGGCGGCCTGGGCACCGGCACGATCATCGAGCGGCTCGACTGA
- a CDS encoding isoprenylcysteine carboxylmethyltransferase family protein: MRRWDRPYVLLVLLCAAQRSAELLISRRNLRRSAAPLGTAGRRTFPLMAALHVALFVAPLAERRLRPRRDRPALAVPALALLAAATALRLWVIRSLGDGWNVRATVPADLTPVDSGPYRLIRHPNYVAVAAEMAALPLTGTAPLSAAALSAANALVLAQRIRAEERLLAQIPGYSERMGDKPRFLPRLPSRHLAVQVRAGGADVSR; the protein is encoded by the coding sequence ATGCGGCGCTGGGACCGGCCCTACGTGCTGCTCGTGCTGCTCTGCGCGGCGCAGCGATCGGCCGAGCTGCTGATCTCGCGGCGGAACCTGCGCCGCTCGGCGGCGCCACTGGGCACGGCCGGCCGGCGAACGTTCCCGCTGATGGCGGCGCTGCACGTCGCGCTGTTTGTCGCGCCGCTGGCTGAGCGCCGCCTGCGGCCGCGGCGCGATCGGCCCGCTCTCGCCGTGCCGGCGCTGGCGCTGCTGGCGGCGGCGACGGCGCTGCGGCTCTGGGTGATCCGCTCGCTGGGCGACGGCTGGAACGTGCGCGCGACCGTGCCCGCGGACCTCACTCCGGTCGATTCGGGGCCGTACCGGCTGATTCGCCACCCGAACTACGTCGCCGTGGCGGCGGAGATGGCGGCGCTGCCGCTGACGGGCACGGCGCCGCTTTCGGCGGCGGCGCTGAGCGCGGCGAACGCGCTGGTGCTGGCGCAGCGGATTCGCGCCGAAGAGCGGCTGCTGGCGCAGATTCCCGGCTACAGCGAGCGCATGGGCGACAAGCCGCGCTTCCTGCCGCGGCTGCCGTCGCGTCACCTTGCCGTTCAGGTCCGTGCGGGCGGCGCCGATGTCTCAAGGTAA
- a CDS encoding acyl-CoA dehydrogenase family protein, with amino-acid sequence MTAIHDRPGAAPEPAPAYGAMPDSDGANFYREDFNLGRALRRYLTPAEFAHAERILTDAGEAAGGELNRLAMIADKNPPQLVRYDRRGQRVDRVEKHPAYREMERIAFERFALAAVSHRDGALGWPGRMPAVMKYALSYVLIQAEFGLFCPVNMTDSLARTLDLFADDDLKQQFLPRLTALDLDSLWQGAQFLTEKEGGSDVGASRTVARRDGDGWRLYGDKWFCSNAGADVILTLARPEGAPTGTKGLGLFLVPAVLPDGRQNAFTINRLKDKLGSRSMASGEYTFQGALAYQVGPLERGFKQMMEMVSASRLSNAMRAAAMMRRSYFEALVHARGRVAFGKPLAELPLMREKLLELLLDSETALAVVLQAGAALGRADTGSAFDARLIRILTPLAKWYLCKRARYVTAEAMEVRGGNGYIEDWVNARLVRDSHLGSIWEGSSNVILLDIARAMSKEQAHTALLQDIEQRVDGCRVAELAGAAGSVRDATVRLRQWIERWHALDPAGRELALDGIARKLFHLNAAALLLEEADVDAAAGRGFRKLLLAARYLRANLRSGGEEELAAPDTTALAWFEPLIRGGNVPARAAAPLLAGVAG; translated from the coding sequence ATGACCGCGATTCACGACCGGCCGGGGGCCGCGCCGGAGCCGGCGCCCGCCTACGGCGCCATGCCCGACAGCGACGGCGCCAACTTCTACCGTGAAGACTTCAACCTCGGCCGTGCCCTACGCCGGTACCTGACGCCGGCGGAGTTCGCCCACGCCGAGCGTATCCTCACGGACGCCGGCGAGGCGGCCGGGGGCGAGCTGAACCGGCTGGCGATGATTGCCGACAAGAACCCGCCGCAGCTCGTGCGGTACGACCGCCGCGGGCAGCGCGTGGACCGCGTGGAGAAGCACCCGGCCTACCGCGAGATGGAGCGCATCGCCTTCGAGCGCTTCGCCCTGGCCGCCGTCTCGCACCGCGACGGTGCATTGGGCTGGCCGGGCCGCATGCCGGCGGTGATGAAGTATGCGCTCTCCTACGTGCTGATCCAGGCGGAGTTCGGCCTCTTTTGCCCGGTGAACATGACCGACTCGCTGGCCCGCACGCTCGACCTGTTCGCCGACGACGATCTGAAGCAACAGTTTCTCCCGCGGCTCACCGCGCTGGACCTTGATTCGCTCTGGCAGGGCGCGCAGTTCCTGACCGAAAAGGAGGGCGGCTCGGACGTCGGCGCCTCACGCACCGTCGCGCGGCGGGATGGCGATGGCTGGCGGCTGTACGGCGACAAGTGGTTCTGTTCCAACGCCGGCGCCGACGTGATCCTGACGCTGGCACGGCCCGAGGGCGCCCCGACGGGCACGAAGGGGCTGGGCCTGTTCCTGGTGCCGGCCGTGCTGCCCGACGGCAGGCAGAACGCCTTCACGATCAACCGGCTGAAGGACAAGCTCGGCTCGCGCTCGATGGCCTCGGGCGAGTACACGTTTCAGGGCGCGCTGGCCTACCAGGTCGGGCCGCTGGAGCGCGGCTTCAAGCAGATGATGGAGATGGTCAGCGCCTCACGCCTCTCCAATGCCATGCGCGCGGCGGCGATGATGCGCCGTTCGTACTTCGAGGCGCTGGTGCACGCCCGCGGCCGCGTCGCCTTCGGCAAACCGCTGGCCGAGCTGCCGCTGATGCGGGAGAAGCTGCTGGAGCTGCTGCTCGACAGCGAGACGGCGCTGGCCGTTGTCCTGCAGGCCGGCGCCGCGCTCGGCCGCGCCGACACCGGCTCGGCGTTCGACGCGCGGCTGATCCGCATCCTCACGCCGCTGGCCAAGTGGTACCTGTGCAAGCGCGCCCGCTACGTCACGGCCGAGGCGATGGAGGTGCGCGGCGGCAACGGCTACATCGAGGACTGGGTGAACGCCCGCCTCGTGCGCGACAGCCACCTCGGCTCGATCTGGGAGGGTTCTAGCAACGTCATCCTGCTCGACATCGCCCGGGCGATGTCGAAAGAACAGGCGCACACCGCGCTGCTTCAGGACATCGAGCAGCGCGTCGACGGCTGCCGGGTGGCCGAGCTGGCGGGCGCGGCAGGCAGCGTGCGCGACGCGACGGTGCGGCTGCGCCAGTGGATCGAGCGCTGGCACGCGCTGGACCCGGCGGGGCGCGAGCTGGCGCTGGACGGTATCGCGCGCAAGCTCTTTCACCTCAACGCCGCGGCGCTGCTGCTGGAAGAAGCGGACGTGGACGCGGCGGCGGGCCGCGGCTTCCGCAAGCTGCTGCTCGCCGCCCGCTACCTGCGGGCAAACCTGCGTTCGGGCGGCGAGGAGGAACTCGCCGCGCCGGACACGACGGCGCTCGCCTGGTTCGAGCCACTGATCCGCGGGGGCAATGTGCCGGCGCGGGCGGCCGCGCCGCTGCTCGCCGGCGTGGCCGGCTGA